ACTGTCACAAAATAAGGCGGTGATTTCTGTGATTCCTCACAAAATGTTTCAAAATCTGCCGGACTTTCTGTCTGCATCTCCGTATGATCAGATACGATCTTCAAAATCCCCCTGTTACCGTTTTCATCCATCACATCTTGAAAAATAAGACACAATAATCCAACCAGAATTACTGCCTGAAAAATTGTTTTTCCATACACTTTGATCACTTCATACATATCCATCTCCTCTAACTGCCACAGGTACAAATCAAAAACTGCCGCACAAATTCGTAAATAACTCCACCATGCCCCATATTTTCATACCAGAATCCAATAAGAAAAAATGTCCCGGCAATTGCCAGAAATCCGCTTCCAAATTCCTCTATGATGTCTTCCATAGTCTTTTCCTTTCCTTCTTTCAGAAAGATGATACATAATTTAAAACTTCATAAAACATCCGTATCACTGCACTTCCTGCCAATATTCCCAAAAAAGCTCCACCAAATTTTTCCACGATTATCATCATACTAAAATCCATCACCTCGCGATCGCATATGTAATATTTTCTTCAGAAATTCCCAGTATCGGTATGCGGTAATGATATGTTAACGCAACCTGTGATGCATTCATATTCTGCCATGCATCATAGATACATTCTGAAATTGTTAGTTCGTATCCGTCCTGCGCCGCCTTTTTTTTACAGGCATCAATAACAACCGGGTTAAAATTGCTGTTCTCCAGTTCTGCAACCACCTGCGACTTATACTCTTTTGCAGCCGCAATCTGCCCGCCCGCTCCGATCAGACCTGTGCACACAAAAATATTTATCATCAATATAAATAAAATACCAAATGCCCCAATTACCTGCTTCATTTCATCACACCTCCCATACTTCCAAGCATTTGAAACATCATTGTCATTCCGATTGTCAGATCGATCAGCAATTTTACAGTTGCCGCTATAACCGGATATGAAAATATCATTTTCTGACCAAATGCAATTTTCCCATTTCGGATTTCTTCTGCCCTGTTCTGCATCTCATTTACATGTAAGATCAGATGATTTATCTGCGTCACTGCATCCCCGGTTCCCATTTCCGCAACAGCATGTAACATTTTCATGCAATTTTGGGCTTCCGGTACGTCAAATTCTCTACAAAAATCTGTATATGCACTTAGTTTTTCCGGTGTTTTTTCTAACCGTTCTTCCAGACATTCAATCTCATATTTTAATACCTGTGGTGCGCTGTTTTTTGATTTTTCAATAGAAATCTGTACATTATTATTCTGCAGCAGCAACGCAAGTTCCATAAACCATCCTGGAAGTGCCAGATAAACAGCCTCCGTCACATCTCTTTTTGCAATCTTAAAACCCACTTTGTGCTGCATAGCCAAAAAAAGTGTAACTGGAAATAACAGTCCGGCAAGCAATATTTTTCCATGCAAAAAAGCTGTAAACATGACACCTGCTACCGGCAATGTCCATAATACGCTTTTTCTTTTTTCCTTTTTTTCATCATAATGATACACAAGCTCGCAGCTTGAGCTGATATCATTTCTCTGCTCCTTTTCCTCTGCTGCCAGCCAGTCATTTGTCAGATTCCTTGAGCTTTTTACAAATACCCATAATAAGAAAAGAAGAAATACAAGTGACGAAACCTGAATGATTTTTACATCAAATATATTAAAACATGTTTTCACCGCAAAAAGATCTTTCATGGAATCTAATACATATAATGCTGTCGCACAGAGAATGACCGATACGATCACAGAAATAATGTTGTCCGTATGGCTTTTTTTCTTTTCTGCCTGAAGCTGATATCCTCTGCGTTTCCACAATTCAATATCCTCTAAAAGAATCAGTGCAGATTCGTTCATTTCTCCCCCATGTTCCTCTGCATTGATAAGAAGTTCGTGGACCATTTTTATCTTTGGACACTGATACTGACTCTCAAGCGGTTCTAATGCCTCTTTAAAAATGTTTTCACCTATGGCAAATTCTCCAAATTCCAGTTTCAGAATCACCTGCTCGATACAGGAACGCATCTTCCCTTCTTCAAATATTTCTCTGGTTTCCTTTAGTGCACTCAATATTTTTCCACTTTTCTGAAATGCATATAACATCTGCTCCATATATTCCGCAGCATCCGCAAACCGCTTCTGCTCATACATTTTACGGTACATATCAAGCACCAGTATCGGAAGCATTGCTAAAACAGCTGCCAACGCAGCCACAACACCGCCCGTCTTAAGTTGAAAAACGACTCCGACGCCAAATACTCCCGCCAATGCCATAAAAATCATCATCGTATGCTCTTTCCACGAAAAATGATATCCATACATATCTACCTTTTTCTGTAGATTTTTCGGATTCCAAAAAGTAAACATCCCCATCATACGTCCTCCTCTCTCTTTATCTTCCCTCTCTAAGATACCTGTCAAAGTGTCTGCATACAAAAGGTTCGTCCACACCCGCTTCATTAAATCTTTTCTGAATATCTAACGGTATTTTTCCGGATACCAGCGCTCCATCTTCAACGATCATATAAATCTTATTTTCCGCATTTTCTCTCGAAAAAAAACAAAGCTGGTCAATATAACGCCTTACCTTTCCATCTGAAGATTCGGTTTTGCGGATCAGAACTGCTACATTCACATAACGGTAGATGCGGTTCTCCATGCGCTGTGCATCATTAACATTATTCATCATGTTCAATATCCTGTCCGGCAATTTTCTTACATCATCCAGATGTATCGTCGTAAATCCATGAACACCGGTACTCCACTGTTCTAACAGTGAAGTTACTTCCACAGAACGCGCCTCGGAAAGCATCAGCCAGCTTGGGTTCTGACGCAGGGAAGCCTTGATCGCATCTGTATAATCAAATCCCTTTCCAACACGAAGCTCCACCGCATCTGCCCCTGGATTGATATTCGTATAATGAATTTCTAATGAATCTTCTATGGTAATAACACGTTCTTCCTTTCTGATAAACTGCATAAAAAATTTTGCACTTTCTGTCTTACCTGCACCCGGTTCTCCACCAAAAACAAAATTCATCCCCGCTTGCACACAATTCAGCAGTAAATGTAATACCTTCTGTTCACAATATTTTTGATCGAGCAGTTCTTTTAAAGTGTTTCTTACAAAACACGGGGATTTACGGATACAGATGCTGATCCCTGATATCGCGGCAGACTCATGAATAATACTGATTCTAAGTTCTTTGGTATCCGCTTCTAATATTTTATTTGCATTATTAAACTGTTTATTGATACAGTTTGAGATACTGTGTGTAAACGTACTGATAAATGCTTCCGGTATCTCCTCATCTGCACAATATCTTCCCTGTTCCAAATCTGTGATCCATAATTTTTTCCCGTTATAATCCACATCCGTCACTTCCGGTCTGCTCAAATACTTCCAGAATATTCCGAACTGTTCCGGTGTAGGTTCAACAATAACTTTTTCACTCATTGTTCTCTCCATTTTTCAGAGGACTTTCCCGCATAAAAGAAAAGTCCTCTTTTTCTTTCATTGCACCAGTAACTTCTCCCCTATAAAATTTTTATGGGCGAAGCGCATTCATATTATTAAAAAAGCCTGTGAGTGTATTCTTAAATTCTGTCGCAACATACCCATCCGACGAAAGTGCTGCCACAATGATCGCCCCCAATGCCAGTAATACGATTACTGCAAGAATTGCATTTCCGTAGTGTTTCATTACCTGTTCCATAATAGAATCCTCCATTTTCAATTTTTTCGATCTGTTTTCTGAGAAGAAACAGATTTGATCCCATTTCTTCAAAAAAAATTTTATTACGTTCTGTTTCTGATTTCTGTTTCCACAGCCTGATAAAGTTATCCATTTTTCCCTGCTGTGACACCCATTCCAGTTCTCCGTTTTGCGGAATATATCCTATCTGCTCCGGTGCAATGCGATATGTATGTACCATGTCATTTTTCATCTGCCTTGCATAAAACGCATACCCTTCTATCAGATAAAGAACTTTCTTTTGCTTTCTCGCAAAATCACGTATCATATCCTCCCATTCACTCGGATATGACTGCATACCAGCTACTATAATATCCGCTTTTTTTAAACTGTTCTGTGTCTTTTTGTCTCTTCCATATCCACAATCCGCCAAAAGAATCTTTTCTTTTCCGCCGGAAAAGATACACTGCCAGCCATTTTCCCGCTGTACTAAAACGTTACATGCCGGCCTGCTCTTTGCCAAAAGGCATGCCATTACAGCCATGATTTCTGTTGTATGGAATGACTTGTCCATTCCCCAGAATGCTATTTTTACTGACATACTGCCTCCATTTTCTGATTCGAAAAAAAGTGCAGAATATCCTTCCAACAGCCTCCGTTACGAAATATTGCTCTGTGAAATAAACTGATAACTTTTGATTGTAAAAAGATGGAAATATCTGTCTGATTTCCAATGATACGGCTGGTCATACCGCCGCAAAAATGTCTGACGCTTCGTTCATCCTGTTTCAAAACCGCTCCAATCTCCTCAATGAATAGAACGATCTCAGATGCTTCACGCAAACCCGATAAAAAGATAGTGATATCATACTTCATTTTATTATATTTGTAAATACCTGATTTCAATTTTTTCTTTTCTTTTAACAATATATCATTTATAATTGTGCATGGGTAATACCCATGGAGATCGGATAATATCCGATTGATGCTATCTTTAAATATTTACAATATGATCTGGAGGAGTTCATGAAAGAGTTTGTAATTGTTACCGATACAACCACTGATTTACCAAGAGACTACGTTGAAAAACATCACTTATACATGATGTCCCTTCCTTACACACTAGAGGGTACATCCTACACCTGGGAAAAACCAATGCCTGTCAAAGATTTTTATGATAAAATGCGTGCCGGCTCCCTGCCGACCACCTCACAGGCAAATCCCGAAGAAGCTGCCCTGCTGTATGAATCCATCCTGAAAGATAATGATGTGGATATTCTCCATATTGCATTTTCTTCCGGTCTCAGCGGAAGTTTCAACAGCTGCCGTATCGCGGCAGCAGATGTCTGTGAAAAATATCCGGATCACCGGATCGTAGTTGTTGATTCGCTTGCCGCAACCTTAGGTCAGGGTCTGCTTGTCTATAAAGCAGTCCAGTTAAAAGAAGCAGGAAAAAGTTTAGATGAGGTTGCTGCCTGGGTAGAAGAAAATAAATATCATCTCGTACATAATTTTACCGTCGATGATCTTTTCCATCTGCATCGCGGCGGACGGCTTTCTAAAACAGCCGCGATCGTCGGTACGATGATCAATTTAAAACCAGTACTTCATGTCGATGATGAAGGACACCTTGTCATGTTGAGCAAAGTACGCGGACGTAAAAAATCACTGATCGGACTTGTCGACTGCATGGAAAAACAACTCGGTGACTGGAAAGATAAAAATGATATCATCTTCATCAGCCATGGAGACTGCCCGGAAGACGCACAGTTTGTCGCTGATCTGATCAAAGAACGTTTCGGATATGAGAATTTTATGATCGACTATATCGGTGCTACGATCGGTGCACATTCCGGTCCTGGCACGGTTGCACTTTTTTATCTGGGAGATCACCGTTAATCACACTGATCATATATATAAACTTTACAAACATATGTTTCAGGCAAAAAAGGAGCTGTAAAAAAACTCCCCTAACAAAAAAATCTCCCAGACAGCGAGGTCAATGGCATTAAGTTAAGAGAATCTCACATCACATGAAATGTGGTGTGGGATTTTTTATGAGAAAAAGTATTGACAACACTAAGATTCTGGTCAGGAATCCTTTTCCCTTCACGCTCTTTCTCCTCCGTTTTCATAAACTTATTCTGTTTAAAATAAATCATAATATTTCATGGTTTCTGCATTCCGATACTCATGTTTTTCATAATATCCGATTAATTTTCCTTCATCTCTAAGCGCCACCATATATACATCTTTATTCTGCTTCTCATTATGAAAAGTATATACAATATTATGGCTTTCATCCGCTGCAAACCAGTCGATCACCTGCTGTATCTTTTCTCCGGATTCCGGATTGTGACAACACAACAGACTTTTTCCTATCAGCTTATCTCCACCATGTTTTGAATAATTCTGTACTGCTGCCGGATTCATATATATGATCTCATGACTGAGATTACATATAACAACCGAAGCCCTGTCCTGATCCACAATGCTTTTAAAATAACTGATATCTATTTTGTCATAATTTTTTGTTTTATCGCTCATTTTATTTCAACACCTTCCTTATCTGTTTGTCTGATGCAACCGGATAAATTTCATGCATATGATCTGCAATCTGCCTCCACGAATCTCCCGGATCATCCTTGTAGCATGATGTCACATAATCGTATCCATATATATGTTCAATCGAAGAATACACAGCAACATCCCATCCATACTCCACACCTTTCTTATTTACCCGCTTTCTGAAATCACAGTTGCAAAGATAAGTCTGCATCATAAGATTTGTGATGGCGCCATCAAATCCCTTTTCCCCATCCTTACCAAAGCCAGCCTGTTTTTTCAGTATATTAGAATATATTTCTGCATCTTCCTTATCCTCAATAAAATTATCCATTATCTTCTTATACTTGTTTGGTGCTTTGCCATCCTCATATAGTGCATCAAAATCATATCCATCACGACGATAATTTGCAAATACAGGCAGCCATTTTTTTGATATAAAACCAGCTTTTCTGTCAAAAAACTTGCCATAAACTATGTCATGTTTTCTTGCAATGACTGCTCTCCACATCCATGGATCTTTTTCGGATACATCACTCCACCAATATTCTGGCACAGTTCTTTCTTCCAGAGAAAAACCTGGAATATCATTTTTGAATAAAGGAAGAAAACCGACCTCATTGATATATTCCATTGCTTCATCTACCGTATGTATACACTCCGGATCATCCCAGTCTACACCGTACATGATCCATTCACCTGATTCATTTCCCATCTTATCTCCATTCTTGTACTGTCCTGTATTTCTCTTTCACAACTTTACAAACCAATTCAAAAATCAGCTACAGGTAAAATTCCTTACGTCTTAAAGATGTATATGGCTTTTTATTGCGGATTCTCTGTGATTCTCTTATGTCAATATCAGTATAAATGATCTGCTCAGTATCATCCGCTTTTTCAATAACTGTTCCTTCCGGTGAGACAACTATGGATTTCCTGTTCAAACATCTCCATTGGTTCCTGTCCGGTATTTACCGTCGGAATCAGGATCAGTTCAGATATTTGAATAACCTTTACCACTCCTGAAATCCGCATACTTTCGCCGACTCATACACTGGTTTTAATATATTACGCAGTCAACGGTTCATCATACGCTTCCCACCTTGGAAGTTTGTTCCCCCCTATAACCGATCATGCGATCC
The Roseburia rectibacter DNA segment above includes these coding regions:
- a CDS encoding PAS domain-containing protein, coding for MSDKTKNYDKIDISYFKSIVDQDRASVVICNLSHEIIYMNPAAVQNYSKHGGDKLIGKSLLCCHNPESGEKIQQVIDWFAADESHNIVYTFHNEKQNKDVYMVALRDEGKLIGYYEKHEYRNAETMKYYDLF
- a CDS encoding DegV family protein yields the protein MKEFVIVTDTTTDLPRDYVEKHHLYMMSLPYTLEGTSYTWEKPMPVKDFYDKMRAGSLPTTSQANPEEAALLYESILKDNDVDILHIAFSSGLSGSFNSCRIAAADVCEKYPDHRIVVVDSLAATLGQGLLVYKAVQLKEAGKSLDEVAAWVEENKYHLVHNFTVDDLFHLHRGGRLSKTAAIVGTMINLKPVLHVDDEGHLVMLSKVRGRKKSLIGLVDCMEKQLGDWKDKNDIIFISHGDCPEDAQFVADLIKERFGYENFMIDYIGATIGAHSGPGTVALFYLGDHR
- a CDS encoding ATPase, T2SS/T4P/T4SS family encodes the protein MSEKVIVEPTPEQFGIFWKYLSRPEVTDVDYNGKKLWITDLEQGRYCADEEIPEAFISTFTHSISNCINKQFNNANKILEADTKELRISIIHESAAISGISICIRKSPCFVRNTLKELLDQKYCEQKVLHLLLNCVQAGMNFVFGGEPGAGKTESAKFFMQFIRKEERVITIEDSLEIHYTNINPGADAVELRVGKGFDYTDAIKASLRQNPSWLMLSEARSVEVTSLLEQWSTGVHGFTTIHLDDVRKLPDRILNMMNNVNDAQRMENRIYRYVNVAVLIRKTESSDGKVRRYIDQLCFFSRENAENKIYMIVEDGALVSGKIPLDIQKRFNEAGVDEPFVCRHFDRYLREGR
- a CDS encoding AlkZ-related protein, which gives rise to MGNESGEWIMYGVDWDDPECIHTVDEAMEYINEVGFLPLFKNDIPGFSLEERTVPEYWWSDVSEKDPWMWRAVIARKHDIVYGKFFDRKAGFISKKWLPVFANYRRDGYDFDALYEDGKAPNKYKKIMDNFIEDKEDAEIYSNILKKQAGFGKDGEKGFDGAITNLMMQTYLCNCDFRKRVNKKGVEYGWDVAVYSSIEHIYGYDYVTSCYKDDPGDSWRQIADHMHEIYPVASDKQIRKVLK